AGTGCAATGGCTGTGAACTGTTTTAAATGCCGACACTTTTTTACTACATGGGATGCTAGCAATCCTCGTGGATGTAAGGCTTACGGATTTAAAACGAAAGAGCTCCCATCTGCATTAGTAAATCGTACCTCTGGCATGGAGTGTTTAAAATTCGAACCAAAGCAAGTGGAGGGGCATAAAAGATGATTTCAAATGAACAAATTTTGAATCAAATAGAAAAACAAATACATAAAGCGAAAATGGAAACGAATGAACTGGCTACCCGCGAGGCATTTGCCGCCATTCGTGCATTATGTGATGTAGTACTAGACTCCACTGCATCCGTTAATCCAATCCAGTCAGCACCAGTTATTTCAGCACCACCAATTACATTAAAAGAGGCGGACGCAAACGGCGAATCATTATTTGATTTTTAAACTTTTTCAGTAGCGCGAAAGAAAGCAAAAACCTCTGAGGGATCAATTAGAAATTGAATTGTGCAATCATAATGCAAAATCTGAACATAAATAGACGATTAGAAAGTAGGAGACTTTTGTGAAATTTTTTATCATCGCAGGAGCGATTAATGGATTTTTATCTGTAGCGCTAGGCGCATTTGGTGCACATGCTTTAAAAGAAAGACTATCTGAAAAGTATTTAGCAGTATGGGAAACGGCTGTTCAATATCAAATGTTTCATGCACTCGCATTAGTTGCGATTGGTATTTTAATGAGTAGTAAATTACTAGGTCATGTCACTTCCTTGAATACTGCAGGATATTTAATTTTAGTGGGAATTATTTTATTTTCAGGAAGTTTGTACGCATTAAGCTTATCCGGTATCAGTGTTTTAGGTGCCATTACCCCAATCGGTGGAGTAGCCTTTTTAGTAGGATGGATCATGCTAATCGTTGCAGCAACAAAATTCGCAAACTAATATTTTGAAGGACCAAATCATAAACGGGTTTGGTCTTTTTTTGTGAGAAAATTGCTTTCTTAGAATTATTTTCTATTATTTGTTGTAATACGGCACTTCGAGACCAAATGTTATGTAGAAGAGACCAATTTGCTCGTAAGCGAGACTAATTTTACTTATACGCAACCATCACAATAAAGAGTTGGCTTAATGTGAGACATAATAAATGAGTACTAATCTAGCAATTTCCCTGTAATTATTATCTATTAACAGCAAAAATCCGGCAAAGGGAGACCAATTCCTATAGAAGAGCAACTAATTCATGTGTAAGAGCAACCAATTTAAGTAGAAAAGCAACTGATTTCGACTCAAAAGCAACCATTTCTCACAATAAAGAGTCGGCTTAATGTGAGACATAATAAATGAGTACTAATCTAGCAATTTCCCTGTAATAATTATCTATCAACAGTAAAAATCCGGCAAAGGGAGAGCGATTCCTATAGAAGAGCAACTAATTCAAGTGTAAGAGCGACTAATTTACGTAGAACAGCAACTGATTTCGACTCAAAAGCAACCATTTCTCACAATAAAGAGTTAGCTCTATGTGAGACATAATAAAAGAGCGGTGCTTCAGGCTAATGTGCCTGTATTTCACCTAACTTTCTATTGTACAAAAAAAGACTATAGACATATTCGACTTTGATCGAGTTTGTCTACAGTCTGTGGCTTATCCGCAATGTCGGATAAGCCTGTATTCTCATA
The nucleotide sequence above comes from Psychrobacillus glaciei. Encoded proteins:
- a CDS encoding YwdI family protein, encoding MISNEQILNQIEKQIHKAKMETNELATREAFAAIRALCDVVLDSTASVNPIQSAPVISAPPITLKEADANGESLFDF
- a CDS encoding DUF423 domain-containing protein, giving the protein MKFFIIAGAINGFLSVALGAFGAHALKERLSEKYLAVWETAVQYQMFHALALVAIGILMSSKLLGHVTSLNTAGYLILVGIILFSGSLYALSLSGISVLGAITPIGGVAFLVGWIMLIVAATKFAN